In one window of Poriferisphaera corsica DNA:
- a CDS encoding DUF4393 domain-containing protein has protein sequence MTPGTVIEIAKALGVKEILPEVYRDLLKPTTQLAGQKLFIVANALGKAFDPLEGAVWGYDCIKDWICSKVLEKFTAEDPANIQSPKLSIAGPIMMNLHFAYEEEHLKEMYANLLAAAMHKERADSVHPSYVHVLQQLSSDEALILNSMTNQFNDGFTIRHKEDGIHQISFGVHFSSICRSIEGVDEKQACTYLDNFIRLRIFQIETVYEKDYLSMDDYNLLSDLPTDTFSELSITEFGSGLIAICI, from the coding sequence ATGACCCCAGGAACGGTAATTGAAATTGCAAAAGCACTTGGTGTTAAAGAGATACTACCAGAGGTTTATCGGGATTTGTTAAAGCCAACAACTCAGTTGGCAGGACAAAAGCTATTCATTGTTGCAAATGCGCTTGGCAAAGCATTCGATCCACTCGAAGGTGCAGTATGGGGTTATGATTGTATTAAAGATTGGATATGCTCGAAGGTATTAGAGAAGTTTACAGCTGAAGATCCTGCAAATATTCAGTCGCCTAAGTTGTCGATAGCTGGGCCGATTATGATGAATTTGCATTTTGCATATGAAGAAGAACATTTGAAGGAGATGTATGCAAATCTGTTAGCGGCGGCGATGCACAAAGAGAGAGCGGATTCAGTGCATCCATCGTATGTGCATGTGTTGCAGCAGTTATCGTCGGATGAAGCATTGATTTTAAATAGTATGACAAACCAGTTTAATGATGGATTTACAATTAGACATAAAGAGGATGGTATTCACCAAATTTCTTTTGGTGTACATTTCTCAAGTATATGTAGATCGATCGAGGGAGTGGATGAAAAGCAAGCCTGTACATACTTAGACAATTTTATACGATTACGCATTTTTCAGATTGAAACTGTATATGAAAAAGATTATTTGAGTATGGACGACTACAACTTACTTAGTGATTTACCAACTGATACTTTTAGTGAACTGTCTATTACAGAATTTGGAAGCGGGCTTATAGCAATATGCATTTAA